A window of Pseudomonas alcaliphila JAB1 genomic DNA:
GGCTCGGGTCTTCCTTGATCTTGGCGGCCAGCTGCATGCCGGTCATGCCGGGCATGTCCTGGTCGAGCAGCACCGCGTCGAAGTATTCGCGCATGTGTGCCTTGGTACGCAGCAGGGCCAGGGCCTCCTTGCCGGAGGGCACGGCGCTGACCTGCATGCCCCAGGCATTGCACTGCTGCATCAGTACCTTGCGGCAGGTGTCGTTGTCGTCCACCACCAGCAGGCGTGCACCCTGTAGCGGGCTGTCCAGGTCGGTTTCCGGCTGTTCCAGGCGGGCGGCGTCCAGCGGCAGGGTCAGCCACAGGGTGGTGCCCTGGTTGCCGCTGCCCTGGATGCCGAACTCGCCGCCCATCAGGCGCACCAGTTGGCGCGCGATGATCAGGCCGAGACGCCCGCCCAGGCGGGTGGCAGAAAGGAAGTCACGGCTCTGCAGTTCGGCATTGAGCAGGGCGTCGCGCTCTTCCGCCAGCAGCGGTCGGCCGCTGTCCTGCACGGCGATGCGCAGGCGGTGCTGGCCGTCGCTGCTGTCGAGTGCGGCGACCAGCAGGATCTCGCCCTCGTCGGTCTGCTTGAAGGCGTTGTCCAGCAGGCTGAGCAGGGCCTGGCGCAGGCGCGTCGGGTCGCCGCTGATCACCCGTGGTACCTGCGGCTGGATGAAGCTGATCAGCTCCACGCGCTGTTGTTCGGCCTTGGCGCGGAAGATGTCGAGGCAGTCTTCGATCAGTGCGCCGAGATCGAACTGCACGTCGTCCAGCTCGATCTGTCCGGATTCGAGCTTGGAGATGTCGAGGATTTCGTTGATCAGGGTGAGCAGCTCGTTGCCCGAACTGTGGATGGTCTGCACGTAGTCGCGTTGCTTGGCCGACAGTGGCGTGCCCAGCAGCAGCTCGGTCATGCCCAGCACACCGTTCATCGGCGTGCGGATCTCGTGGCTGATCTTGGCCAGGAACTCGGCCTTGGCCTTCAGCTCGGCGCTGCTGGCGGCCAGGGCGGTGCTTTCCTGCAGGGTGTCGCGCTGGATCTGCCGCTGCCGTTCGGTCAACGACACGCTGAGAATCAGGCCGGCCAGGGTGGCAACGCTGAACACGCCCAGCACCAGCCAGCCCGGATTGAGCTGATCGAAGCCGAGCAGCACCGGCACGAAGAAGCCGAAGCCCAGGTTGAAAACCAGCATGCCGATGGTGATCAGGCGTGCCGGCTGATAACCGGCGCGCCAGTGCCGGCTGCTCACCAGCAGCAGATTGATTGCACTCAGGGCCACCAGCAGGTAGACCAGCGAGCTGAACCAGAACAATCCGGTGACGGCGATACACAGGGCGTAGACCAGTATCAGCAGGGCATTGCCCTGCAGCAGGCGATTGAGCGGGCTGCGCTGCACGGGGGTGCCGTGCATGAAGCTCAGGCCAAAGGCCAAGGCGCTGAAGGCGGCGAACAGCGCGGAGAGGTCGGCGATCAATGACTGGTTGTAGCCCAGGCTGGGCAGCCACTGGGCGAAAATGCCGAGGTTGGCCGACGAGCACACGGCCAGGCCGATGTTCACCCCGGCCAGCCACAGGCCGCTGGCGCTGCGGCTGTAGATGAAGCGGATGAGGTTGTACAGGGTCAGCAGCAGCAGAGCACCGAACAGCATGCCGTAGAGGTAGGCGGGTTTTTCCAGGCTGACCAGTTCGGCCTGATCCATCACCTTGAACCAGGTCATCAGCGGGTGGTTGGAGGTCAGGCGGACATAGGCGACGCGGGCCTGGCCGTCATTGGGCAGGGGCATCAGGTAGAAGCGCGACGGCAGCGGCCGCGAATCCAGCGGCATGGCCTCGCCGGTGTGCAGGTTCTGCTCCAGCTGGCCATCTCTCAGCAGGTAGTAATCGAGGTACTGCACCCGAGGCGAGAATATCCACAGCCAGGCGGGCTGCTGCTGCGGTGCGAATTCGGCACGAAGCCAGACGGCGTGGTCACTGGGCGGGAAGGTAAAGGACTGCTTGCTGAGGGGCTTGAATTGCTGCCGCTGGG
This region includes:
- a CDS encoding hybrid sensor histidine kinase/response regulator, whose amino-acid sequence is MRRLRIAIGLLASMLFLSLALTASANSVPPSAHSWSYLVDASARLGLEEVRAQRQQFKPLSKQSFTFPPSDHAVWLRAEFAPQQQPAWLWIFSPRVQYLDYYLLRDGQLEQNLHTGEAMPLDSRPLPSRFYLMPLPNDGQARVAYVRLTSNHPLMTWFKVMDQAELVSLEKPAYLYGMLFGALLLLTLYNLIRFIYSRSASGLWLAGVNIGLAVCSSANLGIFAQWLPSLGYNQSLIADLSALFAAFSALAFGLSFMHGTPVQRSPLNRLLQGNALLILVYALCIAVTGLFWFSSLVYLLVALSAINLLLVSSRHWRAGYQPARLITIGMLVFNLGFGFFVPVLLGFDQLNPGWLVLGVFSVATLAGLILSVSLTERQRQIQRDTLQESTALAASSAELKAKAEFLAKISHEIRTPMNGVLGMTELLLGTPLSAKQRDYVQTIHSSGNELLTLINEILDISKLESGQIELDDVQFDLGALIEDCLDIFRAKAEQQRVELISFIQPQVPRVISGDPTRLRQALLSLLDNAFKQTDEGEILLVAALDSSDGQHRLRIAVQDSGRPLLAEERDALLNAELQSRDFLSATRLGGRLGLIIARQLVRLMGGEFGIQGSGNQGTTLWLTLPLDAARLEQPETDLDSPLQGARLLVVDDNDTCRKVLMQQCNAWGMQVSAVPSGKEALALLRTKAHMREYFDAVLLDQDMPGMTGMQLAAKIKEDPSLNHDILIIMLTGISNAPSKVIARNAGIKRILAKPVAGYTLKTTLADELAQRPNDTPAQAAPTPVSTPLNVPADFRILVAEDNSISTKVIRGMLGKLNLKPDTASNGEEALSAMKAQPYDLVLMDCEMPVLDGFSATEQLRAWEKSEKRPRTPVVALTAHILSEHKERARAVGMDGHMSKPVELSQLRELIEHWIAERELRRQREVS